One Phyllopteryx taeniolatus isolate TA_2022b chromosome 12, UOR_Ptae_1.2, whole genome shotgun sequence genomic window, CCAAAACTCTTAGGCCACCATTACATTTGTTGCAATTGACACTCATGCTCAACAAAGGTCGTCTCGGAGACTTACAGACTTGGCTGTGGATCTCGTTGGCCACGTTGGGCACCTTGTAAAGCAAACCAAGCGACTGGTTCATCCTCTCGTCGATCACACGCAAGTGTGTCAAAACCTGCAGGACAGAGACGCGAAGAGCTCACTGAATTTCAGGCCTTATTATTTTCAGAGTTGGGTAGTAACGGGCTCCATTTACTCCATTATTATTTACTTCAGTAAGTTTTTGCATctattgtacttgtcagagcaGTTTTAATgcacatactttttacttttacttgagtatttttgtttagCGGTGCAGTCGTCCGCTTCTGCCTAAAAATGTCTCAGATTTCAGCTTACAAGAACTCCACTTGGAACGTGAGAAGATGCGGTTTTCTATGTACAGCTGTAATTTCTGCCTGGTGAGCTTATTGTGCCACATCACGAAtgtaaacattcattcatcttccgttccgcttctcctcacaggggccgcgggcgtgccggagccttcctcccagcaatcttcgggcgagaggcggggtacgccctgaaccggtcgccagccaatcgcagggcacacagaagcaaacaaccattcgcactcacatccacacctacgggcaatttagagtctccaattcatgcatgtttttgggatgtgggaggaaaccggagtgcccggaaaaaaacccacgcaggcacggggagacagtggggggcgggatttgaaccccggtccttagaactgtgaggcagatgtgctaaccagtcgacgcccgaatgtaaacaaataaagacCATTTATTGTGGCTGAATAtgccttcatttgttttttacttacttactaTATTATTGTCTGAGTGAAAAGTGTATATTGTTGCACATTCCTATTTTATACTTTTGTGTAGCTGATGTTCCTGATCTAAAAAAAGAGGTTACTCACCAGTTATTTAGTACTTGAGCAGTTTTTTCACGCTGAATTATTTacaactactttttacttttactcgagtcatattattctaaagtaagcGTACTCTAACTCGGGCAACTCTACCCACCTCCGATTATTTGAAAATCCTCTCGTCGTGACGTTTACTCGGCAAGAGAGTGTCAGGTGGCGTACCTGAGGCCGAATCTGCGGCGCCTTCTTCGGGTCGACAGTTCGGACGTGCTCGTAATGTTTGACTGTGTGCTGGCGGTCCTTCTGCTCGGCCCGAATGTACTTCTTCAGCAGACTCAGCACCTGACGGGGCTGGTGAAGGAACATTTTAAATGGCATGAATGTGATCCAAAACAGAGCCCTTCATGTTTATTATTGACATTGCAGTTTGCAGTGTTGTAGTACACATGAACAGGCAACAATTGTGTTTGGGCCGTGTACCCGTGGAGGGTTGGCCTGCAGTGCGCTGAGGTAGTTTTCCAGAGCCACGCGTCGGCGGCTGTTGAGCAGAGCCTCTACGCGGGCCATGTGGGTTTCCACCAGCTGCTGCCTCTCTCCGGCGGCTTCCTCCTCCAGGGCCTCCACCTTCTCCTGGAAACGCTGCGTTTGCAGAAGCATGCAGGCACATCATTCTCGGAATCCCCCGACAGAGCGGTACCAAAAGAAtctttttttcacttcctgtacaGACCATCACAAGGTCTTCCAATGCCTtactgcaagtttttttttttttttttttgcagttgtgaGACAATCATGCCGCCTCACGCTCTAAAATCGTGAAAACTCTTATTTGGCTGTCAAAGAAGATGACTATCCAAATGTAAACTGATGGATttatctgtttaattcttattccacaaacgcAGTATTAATGAGAATACCCAAAAAGGTTGTGCCTTTCCTTCCCCCTTTAATGGTATGCACTTGAACTTTTAACATATTGAATTTATAGGGCCCCTATTTtcacaaaccaactttttctaaaatgttgaatgtaatattgtctctatggtgcagCAGTAAACATGTCAAATATGAATTACAATCATCCTCGCATTGCTGAGTTCCAGACATTCTTCTGTCAAGAGGTCTGAAATAAGGACATTTGAACTTCTCCAGCTCTGCCTACCTCTCCACTCCCGAGCTAGGGCTGTCATCATAACAAACGTGTCCTCTCACaattgggtcttctacacagaggaaaCCAGTCAGCGGAaaaggggcggtcttagccaaatatgcacagccggatacaaaactgggtcaaacagaagtagctgccAGAGAGGCCTTTTTTGGACACTCCTACGACAaaatcaaggtgtttttttttccaaatgaaactgacacttttatactaagccCATGTTAGAGAGGTCTAAAtggccaaaatacaggacctttacgATCAAAGAGGGtacctgtatttgtattttctattttgcTATAATATGTGATTtaagaaaatgtataaaaatccATGTATATAATTCATAGAAAAAGTGTGGGGCGTAGCAAACGAACATGTGCCCCAATTTGCGCCAGGAAAAACCCTGCTACAAATAATTGCACCGCATTGCACCATTACCTGAATGATGGCTTTCTTCTCGGCACGTGGGAGGTTCTTGGCCTTCCTCTCAGCCTCCTCCCATTCCTTCATCACCTGAGGATCAAGAGCCATCATTCCATGCACACGCATTGCACAACAGGCAACAGAGTCAAAGCGTCACATCGCACACCTGGGACAGCTTTTCCCTGTGCTTGGCCTCCAGGCTTTCCTTCGCCCTCTGAAAGTCGCCGTGCTCGTTGTCGTCGCCGGGCGACTCGAGGTATTGGTCGATGGCATCCGGAGGGCTGGGCGCCATGGTGGGTActagcaggaggaggagggagattGACAGGAGAGCTCAAATATGACACACAGGAGAAGGacataaaaagaaagttgaCTGAAAAGTCGCAAGAACAGAAGCACTGATCCTCATGCTTCTAGAACACAGGCAATGTTAGTGTTAGAAGACGCACAGTgaacatacatttaaaacaaccagtGTTAAAAACATACACCGTATTTCCTTAGTGGCCAGAGGTtgcttttttattgtatttttactcaactgcagaggaCCAGCCATTTCTTTGAGGCGAGgcattcatatatttttgtttttgcgcaTCAAGTGGCCTCTTGGTTCAAATtgcttcatttcatttctacTTCTAATACTGAATTAAATCAACATTTTGAGGGCTTTcccaaaatgcaaaaatgctCCAAATGTTTCAGGTGTACTCATCCTGTTGAAATTTGACATTAGGTGATCCCCAAAATTTGGCTTGACGCACCCCCAGAACTTCGGGGGGGAAATTTGCTAAACATGCCTATTATGAGTAGActcataaaaaatgttaaagaagttatgtctcaaaagacacaggaagtccaccATTTTGGTTTGCAGCAGCCATTTCGGCCATTTCTAAGTGGCCGTCAGTGGCGACCAAATTTCAACCATGTACACTAGACCGACGGGCGACGCATACCgtatagatttttttatgaacattttCCACAAATACCTGTTGGTGCTTACCGGtaatgaaaagaaacaaaatggatgTAAGGCATTTATTTTGGAGGAGTCCTTGATTCTGGGTGGAGCTCCACACGCTTGAGCCCGCTGATTGGTCGAATGTGAATTGTTAATTCCATATTACAAGGGGAATGGAACAGCAATTTCTGTTCATATTGAAAATGCAATTGAGTCTGTTACATAGATAGACCTAACATGGTGGAAACCTCCTACACTGTAGTAGTTTATTACAGCTTACTTTCTTCCTGAAGAGAAAAAGGGATACATCCATTTGAGATGAGGTGTTCGTTTCTTTGATGAACTGAAGCATGCGTCTATTCgaggaggccactatttgaggaaatgcagtCGGTTAGACACAAGGGAAGTTGTACACACGCCGGCACGCAAGAAAACACAGGTCATTATGGAATGAAGGGAGATGAACGTCCCGGGGCAAAATGTGTTTACGTTTGATGTGGGAGCTCGGAGATGAGACGAGAAGTGCCGAGTCACGATGAAGACAAAAGCTGCTTCACTAACATCACACTGAACATACCCCtccgccccccccacccctcccgcatcccaagaagcacacacaaaatggtGCAATAGTCAGCCGGTTGAGCCGTGACATGGTCACTCATGGTCAACTCCATCCTAAGCGGAGGCATGGCTCCAGCGAGACATGCAAACACGTGCAGCAGTATGTTCCAGCTTTGCAGCGCTCGCTGGCTCACATGCTGGAGTTAAGGATCGGTTAGTGTGACTGACCGCTTAGAAGACAATaagacaaatgagatgagccccCGCGTGACCTGCGGGCGATTAACAGATTAACAAAAAGGGAGCTCCAACTCTCCTACAGTTTTCACCTTCGCCAaggagaatgtttttttcttttctttttatttgtttatgatTAGCGTGGGTTTGGGTTTATCATTGTTATGAAATCTTCAGCCTAGATTACTTTCATGACTACTGAcgtaacccaaaaaaaaaccaaataaaaactcAACGTAAAATATTGCTAAATTAAAAGATCAATCTTGTGTGAAAAAGATGATTTCATGAAATAGAAAATGAGTAAACCACTAATAATCTAGTAAGTCTATATCTATAAAAGAATAactacaatatttttgtaagaATGAGTATCTCGTGAAGTACAGtgcagtaaatacatttttaagaatATATAATGCTAAATAATCATTTGAACCTATGAAATGTTTTACGAATTGAATGCCCCTCTGCCAGTCCTCGGATTGGTCAAGACTGAAAGGAAAAATGTGAGTACTAAAGCGCGAGAGTCAGAGCAGTCAGGCTTGAAGAGAGCTGACGACAACCCCGGTTTCGGCCTCTTTCTCGTCCAGGAACTTACACGAGCTGCTGCAGACAGCTAGGCAGTATTCCTCGGAATCAAAGTTATTCCTGTTGCCCCCGCAGCCCCCGAACAGGAAGGGGGCGCAGCGGGCCTTTTCAGGCACGAAGTACCAGCGCGCCAGCACGTCGTGACACGGGCCCGACTCGGCGCGTGCCCAACAAGCGGCTGAGGCGCGTACGCACAGAAGCGGcgacacagaaacaaaaaataaacaaagcaaTGTAGAAAATAAGAATCATACacgaacaaaaacatgaataaaaacaaaataactctTTATATGTTACCTCGGACGACTTCCTCAATGGattcggtggtggtggtggttgtcATGGCGACGTTAGCGTTGCGCTCGTCGCTTTCCCGCTCGTCGGtcacgtcgtcgtcgtcgtcttcctcgtcctcctcttcctcctcgtcaACTTCTTCATCGTCATTCTCGTCCCGTTCAAAAGTGTCAGCCTGGCCGTCGtcttcctcatcatcctcctcctcggcGGCAGGAGGCTCAGTGTCCGTCTGCCGCGCCATGCTGGTGAGGAACGGTGCTCGGGTTTTTTGGGCATTGCGCAGATGATATACAGGGTGTCTACAAAATCTCTtgaaaattgaaatattttattcaaaaagcAATTGATGAGATATGTCAATCAAATTTGCTCTCGAACTGTAGTGCTGTATTCATAcagcaaacaaaccaaaacaatctATTTATAACTATTCctcattttgtaataatttccaCCAATTCATCTATTGGTTTGCTTTTGTAATACGTTTATGAAATTGTAAAGAGACTTCATGGACACTCTTGAAAAAAGAGGGGTACCTGTTATCATTGTTGTCAGGCTCAGCTCCGCCCCACCAGACGTCCGATTCTTCGCTATCGGACTCCTGCCCGGCCTCGATCGGGCAGCACACAAACTCCACCCCTCGGTAAAGGTCAATGCCGCACGGCATCAGCGGCCCGTAGTCAAAGAGATTGGCGGCGCGGTCGCCGCAGAACTGAGGGATGGTAAAAATTCAACGTTGTGACTTGGCATAGTGAGAATTCATCATTAGTAACCAGAGCCGTGACAGAGGACCCCGGGGGGGCATGAGATTCACCACAGGGGGCCGAAACAGTGACGCACCTCTTGGGCGACAGTGTGCCAGTGCAGATAGCTCTCACACTGGTCCATATACTCCTTGTGGAAGAACTTACACTTGTCAGGAACCAGAAGGGCATCGCTCACAAACTCCCCGACTGAAAAAGCAATtttttggtaaaataaatgtaatgtttggCTCACACACTCATTTGCACACACTGGCAGCATTGAGGGGGCGTACCCAAGCAGCGGTAGGGCACCACGATGTGATTGCGACTGCGGCACTGCTTGCGGCCTTTTTTGCACCAGTTTTGGATGCTGACGGGCTGGTTGGCCTCCACGACATTAGTGATCTGAAGGTCTGGATACACCTGGACAAAACATCCTATTCTTACAACATTTGCTGCCTTCATGACCGCTCACAATCTTGCCACTCCATCCTACCTCTTGGCAGTAATTCAGGATGCCCTCCTTGGTGCCGATGCAGCTCTTGGAGCCAGATGGGTCTGGCTCCCAATTGCCACTCTGCACATTGATGTGCATGTTGAGCTTGCCGCAGAACATGGCCACCTGCGGTTCAGTCAGCAAACTCACCGCGTCATCAGCAGGCACCTGGAGAAGCATCAAGGAGAAGACTATTCAGCTTCCTATGCACAGAACATCACGCAGGAGGGAAGGGCGCCATAATTGATTACTTAATCATTAACAATTCAGTTGATTGTGTATCATTGATTGATCGTGTCTTGAAGCATTAGGAGGTAGTGCACGACTAGCAGAGGCCCTGTTGATTCAGGCAGAACTAATTAGCTGTCTAAAGAGGAACAAACGGCGAAGGAAGTTGCGCATGCAAGTCCAGCCAGAAATATTGTCAATACAACAAAGGCAAGGAATCAGAgattctcactttttttttttttttaaatacactggaagcttttaaaaataaaatatattgccaTCTATCccccaccctaatgaggacaaccgCTATAGAACATGGATAACTGATTGTTAGTTTCCCCCTTCGTCAATGGAAAGGAAATGTCATACAATTGGCAGCATCCCTATTGTGCAGTACAGTGATTAAAATGCAAAGACAAAGACACAAATTGCTCTGGAATACTACGCATTGAAGTCAAATGATTGCTTTAAACATAATCCTGGAGAGATACTGAATGCATAAAGGACTGAATACgtaacatttgtcattttagtCACTGTTCGACTTTCATTCCTATAGCGGGTGGATGGCAGAAAATGTGAAAGTAACTCAATGACACACACCGTGCCAGGCCTTAAGTATCGAACCTGCAGTGCATCCTGCGGACAGCCTTTTTGCAAAGTTCTATTCAATTCTCAACCTCTCGTTCTGCTAAGAGGTTCTTTCCCTCTGACGTGTGCAGCGTGAACAACTcgacataaaatgtaaataatgtgtCTATATTCTGGGTTCTGTATCCTGCACCTTTTCTACCTTTTTGTGCCAGGTGGTGTAACAAACTATAAGACCAATGAATAAGCAgattgtaaaattaaaatggaACCTTTCACCTGTTTTTGCAGGTTTTGTCATGGCTCTCAGAAGGTTGCATTAAAAATTTGCCCTTAAACAAAATAGATTCATATCATAATATATTCAAACTAAGTAGTAAGTGTTGCATATTATGCGAACAAGGCACTTTAGGCTCCGTTGGGATGTTTTCAAAAGGACCGCAGTCGTGTGTTTGATTTCCTGAGTTGAAGCCAAACAGTCGCAAGCAGCAGGCGCCATCTTGCTTGTGTCATAACTGCACGGCGTTTTGTTTGTCTTAAATGGCTTCTGACAGGTGTTTGAAagtgccccaaaaaaataataaaatcaaataaaatacgtGATATTTACAGACTTCGTGTGGCGGGGCGAGTTATTCCCACTTCTAGAGGCTTTTATTCTGCTTTTGTCTACGCGACTTGTGGCCTTTGCCTGAGCGCAACAATTAGCCCAACATGCTAACAAGCATTAGCGTCATAATCGTCATTCTTACGTAAAGCTAACTGGCCATTTCAACTCAAGTACAAATCGGAGGGCCAAAATGACCCGACTTGCGACTTTACTCCACATGGCGACGCATTATTATACAGACAGTcgtatttttatgaaacaatttCAGCGGAGTTAGGCTTTAGGCCTTGATAGCACTGCTAGCTTATCAGATGCTAATCGTGCGCGCTAAAGCAGTGTGCTCAACAACAGTAGTTGCCCAATCTCCACACACAACTATGTTCACAATCACGCGCAACCTTAAAGTGGATTAAATGTCGCAAGGGCCTcgttaaatgttattttgagcAGCAACGAGGCCGCCGTTATTTCTCCCACGTCATATGCATTTCGTCACGAGAAAGGCACCGTGGCCTGCCGACGAGCAAGCTGGGTAAGGAGCACTGACACTCGGCTACAGCCTGGTGGATGATGACGGTGGTGACGGTGCTGCTGCTTCTACTCACCTCAGATGAGAGCGTCAAGGTCGCCGCAAGTAAGAGGAAAAACGCCGCGTGTCCCCCCATGCCGTCCTCCCGGGTACCCAGTACAAGCAAAACGTCCTCTTGGCGATGTCCCCGTTCGACGGCAGCTCGTTATTCAAATCAATCACGCCTTTTGGCTTGACACGGACGCGGCGGATAAAGCGATCCCTG contains:
- the appb gene encoding amyloid beta (A4) precursor protein b isoform X1 gives rise to the protein MGGHAAFFLLLAATLTLSSEVPADDAVSLLTEPQVAMFCGKLNMHINVQSGNWEPDPSGSKSCIGTKEGILNYCQEVYPDLQITNVVEANQPVSIQNWCKKGRKQCRSRNHIVVPYRCLVGEFVSDALLVPDKCKFFHKEYMDQCESYLHWHTVAQEFCGDRAANLFDYGPLMPCGIDLYRGVEFVCCPIEAGQESDSEESDVWWGGAEPDNNDNSMARQTDTEPPAAEEEDDEEDDGQADTFERDENDDEEVDEEEEEDEEDDDDDVTDERESDERNANVAMTTTTTTESIEEVVRAACWARAESGPCHDVLARWYFVPEKARCAPFLFGGCGGNRNNFDSEEYCLAVCSSSLPTMAPSPPDAIDQYLESPGDDNEHGDFQRAKESLEAKHREKLSQVMKEWEEAERKAKNLPRAEKKAIIQRFQEKVEALEEEAAGERQQLVETHMARVEALLNSRRRVALENYLSALQANPPRPRQVLSLLKKYIRAEQKDRQHTVKHYEHVRTVDPKKAPQIRPQVLTHLRVIDERMNQSLGLLYKVPNVANEIHSQVSVIVQRVQSELSQQVSSLQSDNRVDGRMSYGNDALMPDQAYSSAPMEPGLDGLGFIHPESFNQPNTENHVEPVDARPLPDRGLPTRPVSALKPEEMPQVRMETEERQSTGYEVHHQKLVFFAEDVGSNKGAIIGLMVGGVVIATIIVITLVMLRKKQYTSIHHGVIEVDAAVTPEERHLAKMQQNGYENPTYKFFEQIHN
- the appb gene encoding amyloid beta (A4) precursor protein b isoform X2 → MGGHAAFFLLLAATLTLSSEVPADDAVSLLTEPQVAMFCGKLNMHINVQSGNWEPDPSGSKSCIGTKEGILNYCQEVYPDLQITNVVEANQPVSIQNWCKKGRKQCRSRNHIVVPYRCLVGEFVSDALLVPDKCKFFHKEYMDQCESYLHWHTVAQEFCGDRAANLFDYGPLMPCGIDLYRGVEFVCCPIEAGQESDSEESDVWWGGAEPDNNDNSMARQTDTEPPAAEEEDDEEDDGQADTFERDENDDEEVDEEEEEDEEDDDDDVTDERESDERNANVAMTTTTTTESIEEVVRAACWARAESGPCHDVLARWYFVPEKARCAPFLFGGCGGNRNNFDSEEYCLAVCSSSLPTMAPSPPDAIDQYLESPGDDNEHGDFQRAKESLEAKHREKLSQEWEEAERKAKNLPRAEKKAIIQRFQEKVEALEEEAAGERQQLVETHMARVEALLNSRRRVALENYLSALQANPPRPRQVLSLLKKYIRAEQKDRQHTVKHYEHVRTVDPKKAPQIRPQVLTHLRVIDERMNQSLGLLYKVPNVANEIHSQVSVIVQRVQSELSQQVSSLQSDNRVDGRMSYGNDALMPDQAYSSAPMEPGLDGLGFIHPESFNQPNTENHVEPVDARPLPDRGLPTRPVSALKPEEMPQVRMETEERQSTGYEVHHQKLVFFAEDVGSNKGAIIGLMVGGVVIATIIVITLVMLRKKQYTSIHHGVIEVDAAVTPEERHLAKMQQNGYENPTYKFFEQIHN
- the appb gene encoding amyloid beta (A4) precursor protein b isoform X3 → MGGHAAFFLLLAATLTLSSEVPADDAVSLLTEPQVAMFCGKLNMHINVQSGNWEPDPSGSKSCIGTKEGILNYCQEVYPDLQITNVVEANQPVSIQNWCKKGRKQCRSRNHIVVPYRCLVGEFVSDALLVPDKCKFFHKEYMDQCESYLHWHTVAQEFCGDRAANLFDYGPLMPCGIDLYRGVEFVCCPIEAGQESDSEESDVWWGGAEPDNNDNSMARQTDTEPPAAEEEDDEEDDGQADTFERDENDDEEVDEEEEEDEEDDDDDVTDERESDERNANVAMTTTTTTESIEEVVRVPTMAPSPPDAIDQYLESPGDDNEHGDFQRAKESLEAKHREKLSQVMKEWEEAERKAKNLPRAEKKAIIQRFQEKVEALEEEAAGERQQLVETHMARVEALLNSRRRVALENYLSALQANPPRPRQVLSLLKKYIRAEQKDRQHTVKHYEHVRTVDPKKAPQIRPQVLTHLRVIDERMNQSLGLLYKVPNVANEIHSQVSVIVQRVQSELSQQVSSLQSDNRVDGRMSYGNDALMPDQAYSSAPMEPGLDGLGFIHPESFNQPNTENHVEPVDARPLPDRGLPTRPVSALKPEEMPQVRMETEERQSTGYEVHHQKLVFFAEDVGSNKGAIIGLMVGGVVIATIIVITLVMLRKKQYTSIHHGVIEVDAAVTPEERHLAKMQQNGYENPTYKFFEQIHN